The window CGAAGAGGAAATCTTCGTGCCCTCTGACGATGTTCGCGAGCATCTGGTGGTTGTGGGCAACGGCATGGCCGGTTGCCGCGCGATCGAGGAATTGCTGGCGCGGGATGCGGGACGCTATCGCGTCACCATTTTCGGCGCTGAGCCCTATGTGAACTATAACCGGATCATGCTTTCGCCGGTTTTGGCTGGCGAGAAGAGCTTTGACGACATCGTCATCAACAGCCGCGAATGGTATTCGGACAATAATATCGAGCTGATCGCGGGTGATCCGGTGACGGGCATCGACCGGGCTGCGAAGACGGTCACGAGCCAGTCTGGTCGCACCGTTGGCTATGACAAGCTGCTGATTGCCACGGGTTCCGACCCGTTCATCATTCCGGTGCCGGGCAAGGATCTGCCGGGCGTCATCAGCTTCCGCGACATGAAGGATGTCGACACCATGCTGGAGGCCGCCGGGAAGGGCGGCAATGCAGTTGTCATCGGCGGCGGGTTGCTGGGGCTGGAAGCGGCGCACGGCCTCACCCTGCGCGGCATGAAGGTCACCGTGATCCACCTGATGGACACGCTGATGGAGCGGCAGCTGGACGAAGCGGCGGGCTGGTTGCTCAAGACCGCGCTGGAAGGCCGGGGGCAGACCATCCTGACCGGCGCCAACACCGAAGAAATCTATGGTGACGGCAAGGTCGAGGGCGTCCGCTTGAAGGACGGCACCGAAATCCCCGCGAGCCTGGTGGTCATGGCGGTGGGCATCCGTCCCTCAACCGCGCTTGCCCGCGAAGCTGGTCTTGAAGTCAATCGCGGCATCAAGGTCGATGACCATATGGTGACGAGCGATCCCGATGTGCTGGCGGTCGGCGAGTGCGTCGAGCATGACGGCAATGTCTATGGTCTCGTGGCCCCGCTGTGGGACATGTGCCGCAGCCTGGCGGACGGCCTCACCGACCAGCATACGGGCTACAAGGGTTCGGTCACTTCGACCAAACTCAAGGTCGCCGGGCTGGATGTCTTCTCCGCCGGTGACTTTTCCGGTGGCGAGGGCTGCGAGGACATCGTCCTGCGGGACGCCTCGCGCGGTGTTTACAAGCGCGTCGTGGTCAAGGAAGACAAGGTCATCGGCGCGGTGCTGTATGGCGATACGGCGGACGGCGGCTGGTATTTCGACCTGCTCAAGCGCGGCGAGGATGTCGGCGAAATCCGCGACTTGCTGATCTTTGGCCAGGCTTTCGCCTCGGGAGGGGGCGCGCTGGACCCTAAGGCGGCCGTTGCGGCGCTCTCGGACGATGCCGAGATCTGCGGCTGCAACGGCGTCAGCAAGGGCCAGGTCGTCGCCTGCATCGAAAAGGGTGCATGCAGCCTGGACGCGGTGCGCGGTGCCTGCAAGGCGTCGGCCAGTTGCGGTAGTTGCACGGGTCTGGTTGAAAATCTGCTGGCGGTAGTGCTGGGCGATGACGTGCAGTCGGGGCCCAAGACGATGTGCAAGTGCACCAGCTTTGGTCATGACGATGTGCGTCGCGAAATCGTGGCGCAGAATATGCGCTCGATCCCGGAAGTGATGCAGAAGCTGCACTGGTCGACGCCGGATGGTTGTTCGTCCTGCCGTCCCGCGCTGAACTATTATCTGCTCTGCGCGCTGCCCGGCGAATATCAGGACGACCAGCAGAGCCGCTTCGTCAATGAACGCATGCACGCCAATATCCAGAAGGATGGCACCTACTCGGTGGTGCCGCGCATGTGGGGTGGCCTCACCAACCCGCGTGAGTTGCGCGCGATTGCCGATGTGGTCGAGAAATATGATGCGCCGATGGTGAAGGTGACCGGCGGCCAGCGTCTCGACATTTTCGGCATCAAGAAGGAAGACCTGCCCGCCGTCTGGGCCGACCTCAATGCCGCGGGCATGGTGTCGGGCCACGCCTATGGCAAGTCGCTGCGCACGGTGAAGACCTGCGTGGGTTCCGAATGGTGTCGCTTCGGTACGCAGGATTCGACCGGCCTTGGCGTCAAGATCGAGCGGATGACCTGGGGATCCTGGATGCCCCACAAGTTCAAGATCGCCGCATCGGGCTGCCCCCGCAACTGCGCGGAGGCGACGATCAAGGACTTCGGCGTGGTCTGCGTGGATAGCGGTTATGAACTGCATGTCGGCGGCAATGGCGGCATCCATGTCCGCGCCACCGATCTGCTGTGCAAGGTTGCGACCGAGCAGGAGGCGCTCGATTATTGCGCCGCCTTCATTCAGCTCTACCGCGAGGAAGCCCGCTATCTGGAGCGCACCGCGCCGTGGATCGAGCGTGTCGGCGTAGAATATATCAAGCAGCGGATCGTCGAGGACGAAGCTGGCCGCGAGGCTCTGCGCAGCCGCTTCCTCTATTCGCAGAGCTTCAGTCAGGACGACCCATGGGCGGAGCGCGCAGCGGGCCAACATGCCGAACTGCATCAGCATCTTGAACCCATCGCCATCGCTGCGGAGTGAACGATATGACGACATGGATCGACATCGGAACGCTGGCCGACATTCCCCAGCGCGGCGCCCGCACGGTGCAGATTGCCGGGGAGAAGGAAATCGCCGTCTTCCGCACCAGCGACGACACCGTCTTCGCGCTGGTCAACGAATGCCCGCACAAGAAGGGGCCGTTGAGCCAAGGCATCGTCCACGGCCACAGCGTCGCCTGCCCGCTGCATAACTGGAACATCGCCCTGAAAACGGGCGAGGCGCAGGGCAATGATGAGGGCTGCACGCCGACCATCGCTGTGAAAGAGGAGGGCGGTCGTATCCTGATCGCCCGCCCCACGGCGCTGAAAGCGGCTGCGTGAGCTTCCGGTCCCCAGCCACAACGGCGGGGACCCGGGTGGGGGCGCCATGCTGGCCATCCCTTGCGGCATGCGCCTCCACCCAATTCTCTCTTCTGGACAAGAGGTAAGAGCATGACACAGGCCATCCGCACCACCTGCGCCTATTGCGGTGTCGGTTGCGGCATTTCGGCCATGCCGACCGGACCCCGGTCGGTGACGATCAAGGGCGACGAGCTGCACCCCGCCAATGCTGGCCGCCTGTGTTCCAAGGGCACGCATCTTGGCGAGACCGTGGGGCTGGAGGGCCGCCTGCTGCATCCGATGATCGGCAACAAGCGCGCCAGCTGGGACAAGGCGCTGGACCTGGTGGCGAAGAAGTTCCGCGAGACTGTGGATCGCTACGGTCCCGACAGCGTGGCCTTCTATGTTTCCGGCCAGTTGATGACCGAAGACTATTATGTCGCCAACAAGCTGATGAAGGGGTTCATCGGCACGTCGAACATCGACACCAATTCGCGTCTTTGCATGTCGAGCGCGGTTGCCGGGCACAACCGCGCCTTTGGCGAGGATGTCGTGCCCGCAACCTATGACGATCTGGAAGAAGCAGATCTCATCGTGCTGGTCGGCTCCAACACCGCCTGGTGCCACCCCATTGTATATCAGCGCATCCAGGCGGCCCGCGCGGCGCGCGGCGCCAAGCTGGTCGTCATCGACCCGCGCCGCACCGAAACCTGCGAAGGCGCGGACCTGCATTTGGCCGTAAAGCCCGGCACCGACGTAGCGTTGATGAACGGGTTGCTCGCGTGGTGCGACGCCGAGGGAATCACTGACGCTGCCTTCGTCGCGGATCATGTGAACGCCCCCGAAGGTTTCTGGGAGCATATCCGCACAGGCCATGACCTTTGGACCACGGCCAAGACCTGCGACATTGCACCCGCGCTGCTGGAGCAATTCTATAAGCTGTTCGCGGCGACCCCGCGCACAGTCACGCTGTTCAGTCAGGGCATCAATCAGTCGATCCGCGGCACCGATCAGGTGAACGCAATCATCAACGTCCACCTCGCCACCGGCCGCATCGGCAAGCCGGGCGCCGCGCCTTTCTCGATCACCGGCCAGCCCAACGCCATGGGCGGCCGCGAAGTTGGCGGGCTTGCCTCGACCCTCGCCAGCCACATGGACTTCGCACCCGAAAATGTGGATCGAGTGGGCCGCTTCTGGGCTGCGCCGCGCATGGCTACGAAGCCGGGCCTGAAAGCCGTCGACCTCTTCCGCGCGATCAATGAAGGCCGGGTCAAGGCGCTCTGGGTGATGGCAACCAATCCCGCCGTCTCTCTGCCCGACGCCAATAGCGTGCGCGAGGCGCTGGAGAGCGTGCCCTTCCTCGCGGTGTCAGACATCATGGGGGACACCGACACCAGCGTCCATGCCGATGTGCGCCTGCCCGCCGCTGGCTGGGGCGAGAAGGACGGCACCGTCACCAATTCGGACCGCACCATCAGCCGCCAGCGTCCCTTCCTGGACCTGCCCGGCGAGGCCAAGCCCGACTGGTGGATCGTCACCGAAGTGGCCCGCCGGATGGGTTGGCGAAACGCCTTCGCCTATGATCGGCCCGCCGACATCTGGCGCGAGCATGCGCGCCTGACCGCCTATCAGAACGACGGCCAGCGCGTGCTCAACCTGCGCGGCCATGCGACGATCGGCAACGATGCCTACGAAAGGATGGAGCCGTTTCGCTGGGGTGAGGAAAGGCCATTTTCGGATGGGCATTTCTCGACGCCCGACGGCAAGGCACGTTTCGTCCTGACGAAGCAGATGGATATTCAGGAGCCGCTGAAACAGTGGCCGATGACGCTCAACACAGGGCGCTATCGCGACCAGTGGCACACGATGAGCCGCACCGGCCTCTCGCCCAAGCTTGCGCGTCACCGCGAGGAGCCGCTGGTGGAAATCCACCCGCGCGACGCCGAGGAACTGGGCATCGTCGATCGCGATCTGGCGCGCGTCCAGACCGCGCAGGGCAACAGCATCTTTCGCGTCGCGATCAGCACTGGCCAGCGCCCAGGCGAGATCTTCACGCCGATCCACTGGACCGACCAGATGTCGAGCGGCGGCCGCACCGGCCTGCTGCCGCGCCCACTTGTCGACCCTCATTCGGGCCAGCCGGGTTTCAAATCGACCCCGGCCAGCGTCGAGAAGGTCGCGGCCGAATGGAAGGGTTTTCTGATCCTGCGCGGATCGGAGCCGGTGAAGCTGCCCTGCCTGTGGGCGACGAGGATCAGCGTGCCGGGCGGTGCGCTTTACGAGGTGGCGGGCAATGGCGATCCGGCGCGGCTGGAGGCTTTCCTGCCCAAGGGCGACCGGGTCGAGGCGATGGACGCATCCCGTGGCACCCGCCGGATCGCGACCATCAGCGAGGGCAAGCTGTGCGGCGTGCTGTTCGTGACGCGCACCGGCCTGCTGCCCTCGCGCGACTGGCTGATCCGGCAACTGGAGGCCGAGGGCGTGGGCGGTTCGGTGCTCGCGGCGCGCGGCCCGGGGAACCAACCGGACAAGGGCGCGACGATCTGCGTCTGTTTCGATATCGGCCTTAACCAGATCATGACCGCCATCCGCGAGCAGAGCCTGGTCGATGTGCCCGCCATCGGCAAGGCGATCGGCGCAGGGACCAATTGCGGGTCCTGTCGCCCCGCACTCGCCAACATCCTTGCCCAAATCCCGCAGGAGACTCTCCATGCAGCCGAATGAACTGATCGCCCCCGGTGAAGTCTGGCTCGTCGGCGCAGGCCCCGGCGATCCCGATCTGCTCACCCGCAAGGCCGAAAAGCTGATCGCGGCCGCCGACATCATTTTCTACGATGCGCTCGTCGGTGCCGGCGTGCTCGACCTTATCCCTGCTGGCGTCGAGCGTGTCAGCGTCGGCAAGCGTTCTGGCCGCCACAGCAAGGCGCAGGAAAGCATCAACGATCTGCTGCTCGCCGCGGCGAAGGCTGGGAAGCGTGTCGTGCGCCTGAAAGGCGGCGATCCATCGATCTTTGGCCGCTCGGCCGAGGAGATGGAGCATTTGGCCGCGGACGGCGTTCGTTTTCGCATCTGTCCGGGGATCACGACCGCCAGCGCCGCCGCTGCGAGCGGCAGCGCCTCGCTCACCCTGCGGGGCGTCGCGCGCGGGCTGACGCTGGTGACGGCGCATCTGAAGGTAGGCGAGCCGCTCAAACTCGACTGGGAGGCGCTGGCGCGTCCCGGCGGCACTCTGGGCATCTATATGGGCCGCGCCGCCGCCGGAGAGATCAGCCGGCAATTGATCGCTGCTGGCCGCGACCCGGAAACGCCGGTGATGGTTGCGGTCAACGTCTCGCTGCCCACCGAACGCCTCATCCGGGGCAGGCTTTCCGCGCTTGCCTTTCTGGTGGCCACCATCAGCGATGAGGACCCGACGCTGCTTCTGATCGGTGAAGCCGTGGCGGGCACGGCCATGCCTGTGGAGACTGCCGTGAGCGTCGCCCTTCAGGTCTGAAGTTGCCCTCCACGATTTTGCCCTGAGCCTGTCGATGCGCCTGCCTTAGTTGGAAGGAAGGTGTGGGGTATCGACAGGCTCAGACATTGCGCAGCCTGTCCAGATCGTCCGGCCAGTTGATATTGGGCAGCACGATGTCCGGCCGATCGACAATGCGCGCACCGATGCGGTTCAGCCAGCCATATATGGACCGGTTGTTGTCCTCCGCCAGATGCGCGTCCATTTCGACTGCGAGGGATGCAGGCCAGAAGCCTGCCAGCTGTTGACCCTTGAGCACAGCCGCGCGGTCGCCGACCAGCGCGTCAGCCAGCGCGGACGGATAGACCGGCATGTCACACCCGGTTGTCAGCACCGCGTTAAATCCCTGCTCAGCCGCATGATGCAGCGCCGCGTTCAGCCCGCCCAATGGACCCATGTCTGGTGCTGGCCGGTCGGTAAGGCATGTCATGCCTTGGACCTCCCGCCCGCAGACCACGACAGCTTCCACATGCGGCGTTATCGCCGTCACGGCATGGTCCAGCAGCGTGCGCCCGTCCGGCAACAGGGCCGTCGCCTTATCGCTCCCGAAACGGCTCGATCGCCCTCCCGCCAGCACTGCGCCCAGCAATCGCATCCAACCACTCCTTGGCAGAACCCTGTCTTTCCACTATGGCGCGCCGCGTGAGCGGGCAACCGTTGACATGAAGAAGATCGCGCCGGTGCCCATTTGGGCTTGAAAGGGAATGCGGTGCGGATGGCTTGCCCATCCAACTCCGCGGCTGTCCCTGCAACTGTAAGCGGCGAGCGCGATGCACGGGGGACCTGCGCTTTCGAAAGGGGAAGGCGAAGGGACCAGCCACTGGGCGGCCAGCCCGGGAAGGCTTGTGCATCGCTGCCTTGACCCGCGAGCCAGGAGACCTGCCGGCGCATGGTCGCTCTTGCCTTGGGTCCAGGGATCGGCCCAGGCACGGTGTTTTCCGTCTGAGCGACGCAGCGGCGGGGGCCGCATCGGTGCGCGGGGCGGGACGCTGGCGTCTGTCCTTCCCGCATGCCGACCGTTTGCGCGGATGCTCCTGCCTGAAGTCGCGTGACGCTCAGGGAAGACAATATAATGTTGAAAATCGGAATATCGCTTGTGGCGCTGCTGGCTGCGACGCCCGCACTCGCGGAACAGTCGGACAGCATCGTGGTCACCGCGCTTGGCATTGAGCAGCCGCGCGATGAAGTTGGTCAGGCCGTCTCCGTCATTGATGCGCAGACCATCGAGACGCGTCAAAATGTCAGCGTGGCCGACCTGATCGCCACCACGCCGGGCGTGCGCTTCAATCGCGCCGATGCTGTTGGCGGTGTGACCGGCATTTCAATCCGGGGCGCTGAAACGACGCAGACGCTGGTGTTGTTGGATGGCGTCAAGATCAACGATCCCAGCGGCATTGGCGACGCTTATGATTTCGGCAATTTGCTGACGGGCAATATCCGGCGGATCGAGATACTGCGCGGTTCCAACTCGGTCGTCTATGGCAGCCAGGCGATCGGCGGCGTCATCAACATCATGACCGGAGAACCGGGCGATGGCTTTGGCGGGTCCGCATCGGTGGATTACGGCTATGCCGATACGGTGAATGCAAAGGCGGACGTTTCGGGCAGCAGCGGCATTGTGGCGGGCAGCGCGGGGGCCGCATGGTTCCGCACCGATGGCATTTCGGCTGCGCAGGGCGGCACGGAAAAGGACGGCTACGAGAATATTGCCGCCCACGCCAAACTGAAGTTGAGCTTGGCCGATAATCTGAGCCTCGACCTGCGTGGCTATTATATTCATGCCGACCTCGACACCGACATCTTCTTTGCCGAGCCGATGGAGTCCACGGACAGCAGCAAGCTGAACCAGTATATCGGCTATGCTGGCATCAACCTTACCCTGTTCGAGGGCAAGCTGACGCAGAGGGCGGCAGTCACCTGGTTCCGCAACGACCGTGACTATTTCTCGTCCTTCGGCGACTATGGCTATTCGGGCACCAATCTGCGTTTCGAATATGAAGGCGTCTACCAACCCGTCGATCAGGCGAAGCTGGTGTTCGGCTATGAGCATGAGAGCCCGGATTACGATTTTTACGGCTTTGGATCGGGCGGCGCGAAGGCGAACATCGACAGCGTCTTTGCTCTTGCCGTCGTGAAGCCCTTTACCGGTCTCTCGCTGACCGGCGGCGTGCGTCATGATGACCATAGCCAGTTTGGTGGTGCGACCACCTTCGGCGCGAACGCCAACTACACCCCCAATGGCGGCGCGACCAATATCCGCTCCAGCTACGGCGAAGGTTTCAAGGCACCCTCGCTCTACCAGCTTTACGATGGCTTCAACGGCAACCCCGCTTTGCAGCCCGAAAGGTCGAAGAGCTATGATATCGGCTTTGACCAGAGCCTGGACGGCGGGCGCGCGCTGTTTTCCATCACTGCGTTCCGCCGTGATACGCGTGACCAAATCTATTTCGACGGCGTCATTCCGCCATTCGGGCAATATATCAATCTCACCCGCACCCGCGCCAAGGGTGTTGAGGCGGCCGTGACGCTGAAGCCGGTCGATGCGCTTACCGTCACCGCGGCATATAGTTATATCGACGCGGTGGATCGCTCAGAAGGCGGCATCAACGAAGGAAAGCTGCTGCCCCGCCGCGCCAAGGACGCCGTCAGTGTTTCGGCCGATTACATATGGTCCTTTGGCCTGTCAGCCGGAGCGACCCTTACGATGGTAGGCGACAGCTTCAACGACGCCGCCAATACGCAGTCGCTTGATGGCTATGCGCTGATGGGCGTCCGCGCATCCCTGCCCATCACCGGCAGTCTCGAAATCTATGGCCGCATCGACAATCTGTTCGATGAGGAATACGCGACCGTTTATGGCTATAACACTTATGGGCGTTCGGCCTATGGCGGCGTTCGTGTCCGTTTCTAAGGGCTGGCGAGAGGGGCGGGCGTGAGCCTTTGCCCCTCAGCGTCTGGGCGCAGCGTTGACCTGCGCCCCAGCCTTGGCTGCATTCAGCTGCACCACGATGCCGCGCACCGCCTTCACATAGGCAGGCCCGCCGCACACCGTCCATGCTTGCGGCAGGCGGATGCGTGGGATCGACCGCAGGACGGGATGATGCAGCATCTCCGTCCCCTGATCGACGACCTTCTCGCTTCCGCTTTCGACGATAAGCCAGTCGGGCCTGGCGGCGATCATCTGCTCAAGCGGTACTTGCGCCAGCGCTGGCTTGCCCAGCCTGGCGGCGAGGTTGGTCAGCCCCGCGCGGCGGATCAACTCATCGACCAGCGTGCCCGTGCCGGTCATATAGCCGCGCCGCTGATAATAGGCCGCCACGCCGCCGCGCGCGGCGCGGGGCAGAGCGGCGAGGTCGCGCTCCATGGCGCGGATAAGCGCAACGCCGCGCTCGGGATGGCCCACGGCGGTCGCCACTTCGCGGATTTGCGCTCGGATCGTTGCAAAACTGTCCGCGCTCGCCAGGCCCAGCCTGCGCCATTGCCCCGGCGGCGCACCCACGACGCCGCCAGCGCCATCGGGAAAGCCGATCAACAGGTCGGGCCGCATCGCCAGCACTTCCTCAGCGGGACGCCGAAGGACGCGAAACTTGCGCGCCTGCGCCACTGCGGCCGACAGTTCCGGATCATGTCCATAGGGACTGAGCGCCGCGATCTGTTCTGGATCGGCGAGCGCCAGCACATATTGATCGGCGCAGGTGTTGAGCGACACGATTCGCCGGGGGGCGGGCGACGCAGCGCCCGTCAGGCCAAGCGCACAGAGCGCCGCGATCACCATTTTTCCGCGCATGAAACGGGCCTTACCAAGCAACAGCCGGGACGCAAGCCATGAGCCTGCGCCGTCACCCGATACTGATCCCCATTCTGGCCGCGCTTACCATTGTCGCCGCGCTGGGATCGATCACGCTCGGTGCGGTGCCGCTCACAGCTACGCGCATTTTCGCGGTCCTCATGGGCGGCGGTGACGAGGTCGCTCGCGCGATACTTGTCGATCTGCGCCTGCCGCGCATGCTGCTGGGGATCATCGTCGGCGCGATGCTGGGGCTGGCGGGCGCTGCGCTTCAGGGTTATCTGCGCAACCCGCTGGCCGAACCCTCGGTCCTTGGCGCATCCAATGCCGCCGCCTTGGGCGCGGTTTGCGCCATATATTTCGGTCTGGCGCAGATGCATCCGGCCATATTGCCCATCCTGGCAATCGCCACCAGCCTGATGGCGATCACCGCGCTGTTCCTGCTCGCAGGGCCATCGGAAAGCCCGCTAACCCTGATCCTTGCCGGTATCGCCGTTGCCACGCTGGCCGGGGCGGGGATCAGCTTGTCGCTCAACCTTTCGCCCAATCCTTTCGCCGCGATGGAGATCATGAGCTGGCTGATGGGCAGCCTTGAAAACCGCAGCTATGCGCATGTCTGGATCGCATTACCCTGTGTCCTCATCGGCGGTGCACTGCTATTTATCGACGGCCGCACGCTCGACGCGCTGACGTTGGGCGAGGAGGGCGCGCAGGCGCTGGGCGCCGATCTTGGCAAGGCGCGGCTGCGGATCATGCTGGGCGTCGCCATCGGCGTGGGCGGGGCGGTTGCGGTTTCCGGCGCGATCGGTTTCGTCGGCCTGATCGTGCCACATCTGGTTCGTCCGCTGACCGACCGTTCGCCTTCGGCGATCCTGTTCCCTTCGCTGCTCGGTGGTGCGGCGCTGCTCACCTTCGCCGACATTGGCGTGCGCCTGATCCCCACCAGCAGCGAGTTGAAACTCGGCGTCCTCACCGCCTTGCTCGGCGTGCCGGTCTTTCTGATTCATTTGATGCGGGAGCGGCGGCTATGGTGACCGTCCGGGCCGAAAGCCTGTCCGTCCGCCTTGGGCGTCATGCTGCCGTAACCTCCGTGACCATGACGCTGGAGCCGGGCCAGCTGGTCGGCATCGTCGGTCCCAATGGCGCAGGCAAATCGACGCTGATCCGCGCCCTTCTGCGCCTTGTCCGCGCGAAAAGCGGCGAAGTGTGGATTGACGGCAGTCCGATCGCCAGCCTCAGCCGCAAGGATGTGGCGCGTCGGATCGCCTATCTGCCGCAGGGCCAGACGCTGCATTGGCCGTTATTGGTGGAACGGCTGGTTGCGCTTGGCCGGATGCCGCATCTGGGGCCGCTGTCCCGCCTGTCCGATCAGGATGAGGCAATTGTCGATGCCGCACTCACCCGCGCCGATGTTCTGCATTTGAAGGGCCGGATCGCCACTGAATTATCGGGCGGCGAGCGCGCCCGCGTGCTGCTGGCCCGCGCGCTGGCGGTGGGCGCGCCCGGGCTGATCGCCGACGAACCGCTCGCCGCGCTTGATCCGGGGCATCAGCTCGACGTGATGGACTTGCTCAAGGCCGAAGCCAGCGCCGGATCGTTGGTGGTGACTGTCCTGCACGACCTGGGCATGGCGGCGCGCTATTGCGACCGGTTGCTGCTGATGGACAAGGGCAGGCTGGTCGCCGATGGCAAGCCGATGGCGGTGCTGACCGAACAAAGCCTTGCTGAGGTCTACGGCATATCGGCTTGCATCGAGCCTGATGGCGAATGGCCGCTGATCCTGCCGACGGGGCGAATCACGCCCTAAACACCGACCTCCGTTCGACCTGAGCTATTCCGTAAAGGCCTTGGGAGCGGCTGCCACCACTGTATAGGTGCCCGTGCTGACTTCCGACACTTCCAGCGCGCGTTCCGCCACGCCATTCCGGCCGAAGCGGAATGCGCCGTCAATGCCGGAAAAGCCGCCCGAATCGCGGAGCCTGGCGGCCGGAAAAGTCGTTCCGGGCCTCCAATCGCGCGCGATCCGCACGGTCAACAGCACGGCGTCATAGCCCAGCGCCGACAGGCGGAACGGTGCGCTGCCATAACGGGCGCGATATTTGTTCGCCAGCTGGCCATAGAGTCCGTCGGAAACAGTGGCGAACCACGCGCCGCGCAGTGCCGGGACGGATGCCAGCCCCCTGTCCGTATTCCACAATTCCGTCCCCAGCAGGCGTGCGGTCGCCCCGCCATTTTTCCGCACGATCGGGGCCAGTTGCATGGCGACCCGGCCGCTGTCGGCAATCAGCAGCGCGTCATAGCTGGACGACGCCTGCAATTTCTTGACCGCCGCCGTCATCGACGCA of the Sphingobium herbicidovorans genome contains:
- a CDS encoding FecCD family ABC transporter permease; the protein is MSLRRHPILIPILAALTIVAALGSITLGAVPLTATRIFAVLMGGGDEVARAILVDLRLPRMLLGIIVGAMLGLAGAALQGYLRNPLAEPSVLGASNAAALGAVCAIYFGLAQMHPAILPILAIATSLMAITALFLLAGPSESPLTLILAGIAVATLAGAGISLSLNLSPNPFAAMEIMSWLMGSLENRSYAHVWIALPCVLIGGALLFIDGRTLDALTLGEEGAQALGADLGKARLRIMLGVAIGVGGAVAVSGAIGFVGLIVPHLVRPLTDRSPSAILFPSLLGGAALLTFADIGVRLIPTSSELKLGVLTALLGVPVFLIHLMRERRLW
- a CDS encoding ABC transporter ATP-binding protein — encoded protein: MVTVRAESLSVRLGRHAAVTSVTMTLEPGQLVGIVGPNGAGKSTLIRALLRLVRAKSGEVWIDGSPIASLSRKDVARRIAYLPQGQTLHWPLLVERLVALGRMPHLGPLSRLSDQDEAIVDAALTRADVLHLKGRIATELSGGERARVLLARALAVGAPGLIADEPLAALDPGHQLDVMDLLKAEASAGSLVVTVLHDLGMAARYCDRLLLMDKGRLVADGKPMAVLTEQSLAEVYGISACIEPDGEWPLILPTGRITP